One Onthophagus taurus isolate NC chromosome 11, IU_Otau_3.0, whole genome shotgun sequence genomic window carries:
- the LOC111418477 gene encoding histone H2B: MPPKTSGKAAKKAGKAQKNISKTDKKKKRKRKESYAIYIYKVLKQVHPDTGISSKAMSIMNSFVNDIFERIAAEASRLAHYNKRSTITSREIQTAVRLLLPGELAKHAVSEGTKAVTKYTSSK; the protein is encoded by the coding sequence ATGCCACCGAAAACTAGTGGAAAAGCAGCTAAAAAGGCGGGTAAAGCGCAgaaaaacatttcgaaaacCGACAAAAAGAAGAAGCGCAAGAGGAAGGAAAGCTACGCTATTTACATTTACAAGGTATTGAAGCAAGTTCATCCAGACACTGGCATTTCGAGTAAAGCTATGAGCATCATGAACAGCTTTGTGAATGATATTTTCGAGCGAATTGCCGCGGAGGCGTCTCGTTTGGCTCATTACAACAAAAGGTCAACGATCACCAGTCGAGAAATCCAAACTGCCGTCAGACTTCTGTTACCTGGAGAATTGGCAAAGCATGCTGTAAGCGAAGGCACCAAGGCTGTTACCAAGTACACAAGTTCCAAATAA
- the LOC139431990 gene encoding piggyBac transposable element-derived protein 4-like yields MHNDTAIDQSTGEKAKPEVVSFYNMTKGGVDVVDRMITAYNPVRNTRRWPMVIFYGLMNVAAINAFIIYKANNPDGEFSKSRRMFLKNLGTSLLKENMRQRAVNARLPRKVRETAGRLSGLSASEDQQDPPPNKRGYCKYCKRRKTRYFCKFCRCWLCMDHITACCRECTEKN; encoded by the coding sequence ATGCATAATGACACTGCTATTGATCAAAGTACTGGTGAAAAAGCTAAACCAGAAGTGGTcagtttttataatatgaCCAAAGGTGGTGTAGATGTTGTCGACCGAATGATAACAGCATACAATCCAGTCAGAAACACACGACGTTGGCCTATGGTCATATTTTATGGATTGATGAACGTCGCTGCGATTAACgcttttataatttataaagcaAACAACCCTGATGGTGAGTTTAGTAAAAGTCgaagaatgtttttaaaaaatctaggAACTTCTTTACTAAAAGAAAACATGCGACAAAGGGCTGTAAATGCACGCCTGCCAAGAAAAGTTCGTGAAACAGCTGGTCGTTTATCAGGACTCTCTGCTTCAGAAGACCAGCAGGATCCCCCTCCCAATAAACGGGGCTACTGTAAATATTGTAAACGAAGGAAGACTCGATACTTTTGCAAATTTTGCAGGTGTTGGTTGTGCATGGATCATATTACAGCTTGTTGCCGCGAATGCACAGagaaaaattaa
- the LOC111418480 gene encoding histone H2A encodes MSGRGKGGKVKGKAKSRSSRAGLQFPVGRIHRLLRKGNYAERVGAGAPVYLAAVMEYLAAEVLELAGNAARDNKKTRIIPRHLQLAIRNDEELNKLLSGVTIAQGGVLPNIQAVLLPKKTEKKA; translated from the coding sequence ATGTCGGGCCGAGGAAAAGGTGGAAAAGTTAAAGGGAAAGCAAAGTCCAGATCCAGTCGCGCAGGATTACAATTTCCTGTTGGTCGTATTCATCGATTGTTGAGGAAGGGCAATTACGCGGAGCGTGTAGGAGCTGGAGCTCCCGTATATTTAGCGGCCGTAATGGAGTATTTGGCAGCCGAAGTTCTCGAGTTGGCCGGTAACGCTGCGAGAGACAACAAAAAGACTCGTATCATCCCCAGACATTTACAACTGGCTATACGTAACGACGAAGAGTTGAATAAGTTACTATCGGGAGTGACGATTGCTCAAGGAGGTGTACTTCCGAACATTCAAGCTGTTTTGTTACCTAAGAAGACCGAGAAAAAagcttaa
- the LOC111418475 gene encoding histone H4 translates to MTGRGKGGKGLGKGGAKRHRKVLRDNIQGITKPAIRRLARRGGVKRISGLIYEETRGVLKVFLENVIRDAVTYTEHAKRKTVTAMDVVYALKRQGRTLYGFGG, encoded by the coding sequence ATGACTGGCCGTGGAAAGGGAGGAAAAGGTCTTGGGAAAGGAGGCGCCAAACGTCATCGCAAAGTACTCCGTGACAACATCCAGGGCATCACCAAACCAGCCATCAGACGTCTTGCCCGTCGCGGCGGTGTAAAGCGTATTTCAGGATTAATTTACGAAGAAACTCGAGGGGTTTTAAAGGTTTTCCTTGAGAACGTCATTCGCGACGCTGTCACATACACTGAACacgcaaaaagaaaaaccgtTACTGCTATGGACGTCGTTTACGCCCTTAAGCGGCAAGGTCGCACTCTCTACGGCTTTGGGggttaa